The DNA window TTGGATCGACAGAGCCCGGACATCGCCCAGGGCGTGAACGACGACAAAACCAAAGGGAAAGATATCGGCGCCGGCGACCAGGGGCTGATGTTCGGTTATGCCTGCGACGACACGCCGGAACTGATGCCGCTGCCGATCGCGCTCGCGCACCGCATCATCAACCGCCTGACGGAAGCCCGCTTCAGCAAGGAAGTCGACTGGCTGCGTCCCGACAACAAAAGCCAGGTCACGGTCGAATACGACGGCGACAAGGCAGTCCGGATCGACACGGTCGTCGTTTCGACCCAGCATAACGAAGCCGTCAGCAACGAAGAGATCCAGGACTTCGTCCGCAACCAGATCGTCAAGCCGATCCTGCCCGCCGGCATGGCCGACAACGACATCACCTTCCATGTGAACCCGACCGGCCGTTTTGTGCTGGGCGGTCCGCACGGCGACTGCGGCCTGACCGGCCGCAAAATTATCGTCGACACCTACGGCGGCTGGGGCCGTCATGGCGGCGGCGCCTTTAGCGGCAAGGATCCGACCAAAGTCGATCGCAGCGCCGCTTACATGGCCCGTCACGTGGCGAAAACGATCGTCGCCTCCGGCCTGGCCCGTCGCTGCGAAGTGCAGCTGGCCTACGCCATTGGCGTGACCGATCCGGTCAGCGTGTACGTCGATACGCAGGGCACGGGCGAAGTCGAAGACAGCCGCATCTGCGAAGTGGTCAAAGAGTTCTTCCGCCTCAGCCCGGCCGGCATTATCGAAGCCCTCGATCTGCGCCGCCCGATCTTCCGCAAGACGGCAGCCGGCGGCCACTTCGGCCGGAGCGAGCCCGAATTCACGTGGGAGAATACCGACCGCGCGAAAGAACTGGCCGAAGCCGTTGGCGCCACTGCCGACGCCACCCGCTAAGCGAGCTAGCTGAACCAGCGAGCTAGCTAAGCCAGGCAGTCGTCAGGCCGCTTCCTCCCGAGCGGTCGTGCGATGAAAAAGATTTTTCGCCAAGGATCAACCGACCGGCAAACTTCGCCTGTCGGTTCGGCGATTTCCCCAGGAGCCAGGCATGGACGCCACGACTGCA is part of the Lignipirellula cremea genome and encodes:
- the metK gene encoding methionine adenosyltransferase translates to MASGKYLFTSESVSMGHPDKLADQISDGVLDALFAQDPFSRVACETMVTTGLALIAGEITTEANVNYSDVVRNVIREVGYTSDTLGINADGCSVQVALDRQSPDIAQGVNDDKTKGKDIGAGDQGLMFGYACDDTPELMPLPIALAHRIINRLTEARFSKEVDWLRPDNKSQVTVEYDGDKAVRIDTVVVSTQHNEAVSNEEIQDFVRNQIVKPILPAGMADNDITFHVNPTGRFVLGGPHGDCGLTGRKIIVDTYGGWGRHGGGAFSGKDPTKVDRSAAYMARHVAKTIVASGLARRCEVQLAYAIGVTDPVSVYVDTQGTGEVEDSRICEVVKEFFRLSPAGIIEALDLRRPIFRKTAAGGHFGRSEPEFTWENTDRAKELAEAVGATADATR